The following nucleotide sequence is from Streptomyces sp. NBC_00239.
TCCTCCGGCCACGGCCACGGCCACGGCGGCTGTCTCGGCCGGGGCCACTGCGATGATTCCCGGCGCCAGGAGACCCTCCCCACGAGGGGACCAGCAGCAAGGTGCGCGGAAGGGTGACCGGGCGATGGTCCGGGTGCCGATGCCCTGGTCGCCGCTGTTGCGGAGCCGGAGGCCAGCGTCGAGGAAGAGGAAGCCGTTGTCGCGGCGCCAGAAGGGCCCCGCGTTCTTCGACTCCATCAGGTCTTCCTCTGCTTCGACTGGTGGCGATGATGATCGCCCGAAGCCGCACGGAGGCCGTCGTCCATCGTGACGTCGCCCCCCCGGTGCAGCGGTCCCGCTGTGGCCCCGAGTGGCTTCAGCTGGATGTGGGGGTGGGGGCGACGCCGAGGGCGCTGCCCAGCCGGGCCACGACAGCGGAGTAGTCGGTGTCACCCTTCATGAGGGCGGTCTGGGCTTTGGTGACCTGGGCGGCATCGTTGGCGGTGGCAGCGGTGAGGCACTCGGTCGCGCCCTGCCGCAGACTCGTGAGCGCCGAGCCCGCTCCACCGCCCACCGCCCTCCCGCGCGTTTCCGCCTGCCACCCCGCGCCGCCCGCGCACCCGCCCACGCCCACGCCCCAAGCAGCCCAACAGCGCGTGCAGTTGGACTCCGCGGCGGTAGCGCGACCAGTCCCCGGTCGAGCTCCTCGGCGACCTCGCCGGCGGTGGGAGTACGCCTGGGCCGGCCGCCCTTCAGGACCCCCCGCAGTTCACCCGCTTCGACGGGCTGTTGCAGGTCGACCTGTGCGCCGAGCGCTTCGGCAGCCTGCACCCCGAAAATGCGCAGGAAGTCTTCAAGGATTCCGAATTGGTCTTCGCTGCGGTCGACGGCACCTGGAGCGCCCTGGAGCCGTGGACCCCGTGGCCGGGCCCGGTCGGCCTCCTGGCCTCAGCACGGGCCGACACCGCGGACAGGAACGCCCCGGCTGTCCGAGGCGTCACGGGCGGGACCTCCATCCGCTGTCGTCCCGGGCGGCGGCAGTCAACGGAGCCCACCCCGCGGCGACATCGAGCACGTCGGTGACCGGGGCCGTGGCAGCGACCTTCTGCATCGGACTCTCCTTCGATTCCACGTTTCCGATGGGCAAAACGCTACGTTGCATTCACTAAATATTCAATGCTCGCGTTGCGCAGAATCACAATTAAGGCAGCTCAGAGCCCACAAATCGTTGCAACAACTCTGGCGACTAATGCAACGAAGACGTCCATACGTTGCAATGAGCTGAGCGTGAACGCTATGCCGGGGAGGCGGCGCCCGTGTCTTCGCTGTTGCGCTCCGCTGGCGCCCCCGTTCGCCGCCGGCGCCGTACGCACTCCTCGGGAGCGGGGACCGGCTGCGGGGTGGGTCTCGCCGGCCCGGCCGACGGTCACGGTGCGTGAGCGGTGGTCGGGACATGCGCCGGTGAGGGCGGAGGCTACCGGGCTCGGGGGCGCTCGTCACGCCCGGTGTCCGGCATGCCCGTACCGGGACCAAAGACCCTGTGGACGACAGGGCCGGAAGTCCTGCCATGCGGGACCTTCGGCGGTCGGCGACCCCGCGCCGAGAGGCTTTGGTGTACGGAGCCTCTTTGCAGTCGTCACGAAAGGTAACCTCGTGGACCCCGCCAATATCACGGTGACCGACGAACGGGCGGTGAAGCGTGCCGTCAAGGCCACAGCCCTCGGAAACGCGATGGAGTGGTTCGATTTCGGGGTGTACAGCTACCTCGCCGTCACTATCGGAAAGGTGTTCTTCCCATCGGGGAACGCCACAGCGCAAATCCTCGCGTCCTTGGCGGCCTTCGCCGCGGCCTTCCTGGTCCGGCCGCTGGGCGGCATGTTCTTCGGCCCGCTCGGTGACCGCGTGGGCCGGAAGAAGATCCTCGCCCTCACCATGATCATGATGGCGGCGGCGACGCTCGCCATCGGCCTGATCCCCGGCTACGCCACGATCGGCGTGTGGGCGCCGGCCCTGCTGGTGCTGTGCCGCATGGTGCAGGGCTTCTCCACGGGCGGCGAGTACGGCGGTGCCGCAACGTTCATCGCCGAGTACGCCCCTGACCGCCGCCGCGGCTTCTGGGGCAGCTTCCTGGAATTCGGCACGCTCGTCGGCTACATCGCCGCGGCCGGCCTGGTCACCGGGCTGACGCTGCTGCTCGGCGACGCCGTCATGCTGGAATGGGGCTGGCGGCTGCCGTTCCTGATCGCGGGTCCGCTGGGGCTCGTCGGCCTGTACCTGCGACTCAAGCTGGACGAGTCGCCCGCGTTCCGGGAACTGGAGGGCCGCACGGCCGGCGCGCCGGTCGAGAAGGTGCCGCTGCGCAAGGTCCTGTTCGCCGATCCCCGGGCGCTGGCGCTGTGCGTGGCGCTGGTCGCCGCGTTCAACATCACCGACTACATGCTGCTGTCGTACATGCCGACGTACCTGTCCACTCTCGGCTTCGACGAGACCGGCGGCCTGTTGTCGATCGTCGCCGTCATGCTGGTGCTGCTCGCCCTGGTCAACCTGGTGGGCCGGCTCTCGGACCGTGTGGGTCGCCGTCCGGTGCTCATCGGCGGCTCCGCCGCGTTCGTGGTCCTGGCCCTCCCCTGCTTCCTCCTCATCCGCCAGGGCAGCCCGGTCGCCGTGTTCACCGGCCTGCTCGTCCTCGGCCTGGCCTTGGTCACCTACCTGGGGGCGATGAGCTCCACGCTGCCGGCGCTCTTCCCGACCCGGACCCGCTACGCCTCGCTCTCCTTCGGATTCAACGTCTCGGTCTCGCTGTTCGGCGGCACCACCCCGCTGGTCGTGGCCGCCCTGATCGACGCCACCGGCGAGGACCTGATGCCCGCGTACTACACCATGCTGGCCGGTCTGGTCGGCTTGATCGCGGCGGTGCTGATGGCGGAGACGGCGGGCCGCCCGCTGCCCGGCTCCCCGCCGTCGGTGTCCACTCCCGCCGAGGCCGCCGAACTCGCCGCGGCACTCTCCCGCCCGTCCGGCGCCACCCGCGTCCCCCGGCAGAGCGGCCGCGGCGCCACCACCGCCCGCTCCTGAACCGGCCGTCGGCGTGGCCGGGAGCACGATGACGCGGCCGACGCACAAGAGGCGGTGACCGGCCACCCGGTCACCGCCTCTTCGCGCACCCTCGTTCAGCGCCGCGGGGGTCAGGCCTTGACGTTCACCCCCGCCCACGCGGCGGCAACGGCCTGGGCCTCGGCGCTGTTCGCGCCGTAGAGGTCGGCGGCTGCCTTCAGGGTGCCCTCACGGGCACCGCGGTAGTCGGTGGTGGAGGTGAAGTACGTGGTCAGCGCCCTGTACCAGATCTGCACCGCCTTGTCGCGGCCGATGCCGGCGACCGTGGAGCCGTCCACGGTCGGGCTGTCGTAGTGCACGCCATTGATGTCCTTCGCGCCGCTTCCCTCGGACAGCAGGTAGAAGAAGTGGTTGGCGACACCTGACGAGTAGTGGACGTCGAGGTTGCCGACGCCGGCGCTCCAGTAGTCGGCCGAACCGCGGCCGTCCTTGCTCGGCTTGTCCTGGTAGCGCAGCGGCTTTCCGTTGCCGAAGATGTCGATCTTCTCGCCGAGCAGGTAGTCGCCCTGGTCCTGGGCGTTCTTCGCGTTCCACTCCACCGCGGTGCCGAAGATGTCCGAGGTGGCCTCGTTCAGGCCGCCGGACTCGCCGGAGTACTGCAGGTTCGCGGTGGCGGAGGTGACGCCGTGGCTGAACTCGTGGCCGGCCACGTCGAGTTGGGTCAGCGGGTGCTGGTTGTTCGCGCCGTCGCCGTAGGTGATGGTGAAGGACTGGTCGTCCCAGAAGGCGTTCTGGTACGCCTTGCCGTAGTGGACCCGGGAGACCGGGGCCCGGCCGTCGTTCTTGATGCCGTTGCGGCGCAGGACGTTCTTGTAGAAGTCCCAGGTCTGGGCGGCGCCGTAGGCCGCGTCCACGGCGGCCGTCTGGTTGTCGGCGGGGCTGCCGGTGCCCCACTTGTTGTCCGCGTCGGTGAAGACCGCGCCCTTGCCGCTCGTACGGTGCTTGAGGTCGACGGTGCTGGATCCGCCGCGCACACTGTCGACGAGGGTGTAACCCGTCGACGACGTCGTGGTGTTCAGGCCGACGGTACCGCTGTACTGGCTGAGGCCGGTGCCGGCCGCGGCGGCCCGGGAGCCCACCGGCCCGGCGGCCCCCGAGCCGACCCCGGGGGTGATGCCGCCGGCTATGTCGTTGATCAGCTGGATCTCGAACAGCTTCCTGCCGGTGTTGGCGTCCGTGATGACGCGCAGGCGGCTCGGGGTGACACCGTCGTGCCGGGTGCCGGTGACGACCGTCTCGTAGGCGAGGACGGGCTTGCCCTTGGCGGCCCAGATGACCTTGCGGGGGGCCTCGGCGTCGGCAGCACCCGTGGTCTTCGCGGCCTTGGCGGCCTTGAACGCGGCGGACTTGGCGGCGGTCGGGGTCAGCTTCGGGGTGACAGAGGCGACCTTGATGGTGGTCTTGACGGCCTTGGTGACGTCGGCGACGGCGCCGTCGGCGGCACGGTGGACTATGAGGTCGCCGCCCAGGACCGGAAGGCCCGCGTAGGTGCGCTCGTAGCGGGTGTGGACCGTGCCGTCGGCGTCCTTGACGACGTCCTTGACGACCAGCCTCTCCTTGGCGCCGAGACCGAGCGACCGGGCGGTGGCCGCGACGGAGGTGCCCTCGTGGCGCTCCGTGGCTGCACCCGCCGACGCGGTGGCGGCACCGGTGGCGAGCAGGGTGCCGGTGAGGACGACGGCGCCGGACGTGAGGGCGAGACGGCGCGCCCGGCCGGCGGTGGGGGAAAGCGGAGACATGCGGTTTCTCCAGAGGTACGTGGGGAGTCGGACGGCGTTGCCGCCCACCTGTGCAAGGAACTGCCTTGCTGGGCAGGGACACAACCAGTCCGTCGCGCACATGTCACCCGGCACAAAAGGGGGTTCGGACGCCCATGCCGGATTTGCGACCCACCTCTTCACAGGAAGGACAAGATCCCGATACGCGCCGACACGAATGACACAAGACTTCGCAACACGAGTGAACATCCGCACGGCGTGCGCGAGTCGCACGCGACACCGAACGCCCGCACGCCGCACGTCGCACTCCGCACTCCGCACTCCGCACTCCGCACTCCGCACTCCGCAACGCGCCTCCCCGGGCTGTCCACAGGCGGAATCCGGCCGTTCTGTGTGTTCTCCAGCCCGATCAGGACAGGTCCGGCAGGATGTCGGTCCGGACGAAAGGGGCGGGGATGCGCAGCGGCGGTTCGATCGCGGTGGTCGGCGGGAGCATTGCGGGCTGCGCGTTCGCTTCGGTGGCGGCGCGCGCGGGGGCCGACCGCGTCGTGGTCCTCGAACGCACCGGCGGCCGGTTGGCGGACCGGGGCTTCGGCCTGTGCATCCACGACGACCGGGCCGCCGAACTCTCGGCGGTCGGCACGCTGCCCCCGGGCATCGCCGCCCACCCGCTGACCCGGCGCCGATGGGTGGTGCGCGACGGCGACACGGCCGCGGGCACACTCTTCTGGGAGCAGCCGTTCCCCTTCCACTCCTATCACTGGGGCCTGCTCTGGCAGGGGCTACGGGGGGCGATGCCTGACTCCGTGGCCTACCGGCAGGGCGCCGCGGTCACGGCGGTGACCGGCGCCGCCGACCGGCCCGAGCTGCGGCTCGCCGACGGCACGTCCGACCACCACGACCTGGTCATCGGCGCCGACGGCTACCGGTCCGTGGTCCGCGAGGCCGTCGCCGCGGGCTCCCGCCCCCAGTACGCCGGATACGTCTGCTGGCGCGGCCACTTCGATGCCCGGCGCATGGAAGGGCTCGGGAGGGGCGGGCCCGGGACGGACGTCTCGCCCGCGGACGCGGTCACCACCGTCTGCTTCCCGGGCGGCAGCTGCGTCATCTACCGCATCCCCGGCCCGGGGGGCACCCGCGTGAACTGGGTCCTGTACGCCGTCCCCCCGCAGGACGGCACGCTGCGCTTCGACGACCCCACCAGCTTCCCGGCCGGCCACGTCACCCCGGGCCTCGCGGCAGGCCTGTCGGAGCTGCTCGACCGCGAGTTCCCCCCGTACTGGGGCCGGCTGCTCGCGCTCACCCCGCCCGAGGACACCTTCGTCCAGCCCATCTACGACCTCCGGACGCCCCGCACGGCCGCCGGACGCGTACTGCTCGCGGGCGACGCCGCCTCCGTGGTCCGCCCGCACAACACGAGCGGTGTGGCCAAAGCTCTCCAGGACGCGACCGCGTTCGGGGCGGCCTGGCGTACCGCCCCGTCCTGGGACCGCCTCGTATCGGACTACCAGGCCGCCCGGGGCCCGGCCGGCCACGAACTGGTGGCCCTCGCCCGCCGCCTCGGGCACGCCCAGGTGGAACAGACCCCCGACTGGGCCGCGATGAGCCCCGGCCGCGCCGAGAGTTGGTGGCGGGACGTGCTGGCCGGGGCGCCCGACATCGGGGGTCGACCCCTGGGCGGTGGCTGAGCCGGGCGGGAGCGCCTCCGACGTGCCTCCCGGGGCGAGCGCCGACTGGGCCCGGAAAACCGGGAAGCCAAGACGCGAGGCAGCGCTCGTTCGGCTCCTCTTCACCCTCGTACTCGCTGGTCTCCGCTTCACTTTCCGTCAGGCGCGAGGAGCGCGGCGGCGATATCGGCGGGAGTACCGGCTTCGAGTCTGAGCTGGTCGATCCAGGAGGCGGTGCTCGAATAATGTGCGCGGAACGGACGTCCGACCAGCAGAGGGTCGCGGGCCTGAAGCAGGCGGAGCTGGAAGTACGTGTCGCGTTCCGCGTGCTCGATTCCGTCCACGACCACTTTGCCCGCAGTGGCGGACATCACCGGTCCACGAACGGTGCGGGCGAGACCGGGGAGGTTGGCGTAGGCGTTCCGGAAGATGTCGAATGCCTGGGCGAGCGGGACCTTGAAGTAGTCGTGAGGGCCGGTGTCGCGTTCAACGAACAGGTAGTAGGGAACGACTCCGGCCGAAAGTTCGGCACGCCACAACTCGGCCCAGGTGCGGGCATCGTCATTGACGTGAGCGATCAAGGGCGCCTGGCCGTAGACGAGCGCGCCGGTGGAGCGAATGCGGGCCAGAGCCCGGCGGACGAGGTCGGTTTCGAGTTCCCGGGGGTGGCTGAAGTGCGCCATCAGGGCGAGGTTCCGGCCGGAGGCCACGATGTCCTCGAAGAGGCGGAGCACGTCCTCGGCGTCCTTGTCGGTGGTGAAGCGCTGCGGCCAGTAGGCGAGGGACTTGGTGCCGATGCGAAGGGTGCGGATCGAGTCCACCCGCAGCATGGGCATGAGGTGGTCGCGCAGCCTGGCGGTGGACATCACCATGGGGTCGCCACCGGTGACCAGGACATCGCCGACTTCCGGGTGCCGGCGAAGGTAGGCGATCAGCTGCTCGGGGCCGGGTGCGGCGAAACGCAGGTCGGCGTCTCCGACGAACTGAGCCCAGCGGAAGCAGTACGTGCAGTAGGCGTGACAGCTCTGGCCGTTCGCCGGGAAGTACAGGACGGTCTCCCGGTACTTGTGCTGGACGCCGGCCAACGGTACGCCGTCGAGGTGGGGGACGTTCAGTTCCTTCTGCCCGGACGGGTGGGGGTTGAGCCGTGCCCGGATCCCCTGGACGACACCGGCGATCCGGGATTTCGGCGCCCCTTCGTCGAGGAGGTTCGCCAGCTGCCGCTCGTCCTCGGCCGCGAGCATCCCGCGCTGCGGGAAGACCATCTGGAAGATGGGGTCTCCTGGAACGTCCCGCCAGTCCACGAGGTGGGACAGCACGTAATCATTGACCCGGAACGGCAGCACCAGGGACAGTCTGCGCACGGTCTCCCGGATCTCATCGGAAAGTCCGAAACGAGCAGCTATCTCGTCGATCTGGCGTGGGCCACGGGCAAGGAACCTCGCCGACTGAACCGGTTCGAGTGCGGACGTCAGCATCAGAAAACTCCACCCATCCTCTGCATACGCGCTCCCATAGCGCTGAAACCTTTCGCTGCGCGTTCGGCACCCTGCGCGCCGCGGACATCGGGCACGCGGTGTCTCTGCCGGTGTGCACGGCCGTCGCCCGGCGACCGGCGGTCGGGGCCGTGCGTCGTCGGCTCCTCGACCGGGCCCATCAGGTCCTGGCCGCCGTGAAACGCCCTACCTTGCCCAGCACGTCCTCGCTGTAGAGCCGCACGGCCTGCTGCAGCGCGAACTCGGCCATGTAGGTGCGGAACCCCTCCACGGGTTCCTCCGCCAGGTTCAGCATCCGCCGATTGGTGACGACCGCCTGGCTGTCGAGGCGGTCGACGCTCCGCTCGGCCAGGGCGCCCAGCTCCCGCGGATCGGCCACCTCGTCGATGAACAGCCGGGCGTCCGGCTCGCCGGCCCGGATCCGGCGACCCCACAGAATGAGCTGCCGTGCGTTGCGTCCCCCCGCGAACCGCCCCAGCCGGAAGTTGGCCGCGCCCGGGACGATGCCCTCCTGGGCCGCCGGCAGGCTCACGTATGCGTCCTCCCCCGCCACCACCCGGTCGAAGACGAGGAGGAGCTGTGCTCCGCCGCCGATGGCGAAGGTGTCGACCGCCGCGACCCAGGGCTTTTCCACGGTGCGGGACAGCCAGGACCTGTCGTGGTCCACCAGCAGGCCCCTGACCAGCTTGTTGATGTAGCCGAGTTCACGCCGCAGCAGGAAGTCGACCAGGGAGATCTGACCCGCCTGGAGGCTCTTCAGGTTGATTCCCGCGCTGAAGACCCGCCGGTGGAGATAGCGCGGGTGGCTCATGGGCCCTCCTCGCAGCAGACCGACCCGCACTCCGGGGTCCAGCAGGGCGAGGTCGACGGCGGTCTCCATGTCCTCCACCTGAGCCTCGTCCTCGGCATTGAGGCAGTCGTCCCTGCACATCGTCAGATGGGCGGCCCCGCCCCGCCGTTCGATCCGTACGGAGCCGAGGTCCAGTTCACCGGTGCGCTCGAACTCCGGCAGCAGCTCCAGCGCCCGCTGCGTCGGCCTCAGCATGGAATCCACCAGGTGCGGCCCGGACCTCGGGGAGCGCAGCAGCGCGCG
It contains:
- a CDS encoding KamA family radical SAM protein; translation: MLTSALEPVQSARFLARGPRQIDEIAARFGLSDEIRETVRRLSLVLPFRVNDYVLSHLVDWRDVPGDPIFQMVFPQRGMLAAEDERQLANLLDEGAPKSRIAGVVQGIRARLNPHPSGQKELNVPHLDGVPLAGVQHKYRETVLYFPANGQSCHAYCTYCFRWAQFVGDADLRFAAPGPEQLIAYLRRHPEVGDVLVTGGDPMVMSTARLRDHLMPMLRVDSIRTLRIGTKSLAYWPQRFTTDKDAEDVLRLFEDIVASGRNLALMAHFSHPRELETDLVRRALARIRSTGALVYGQAPLIAHVNDDARTWAELWRAELSAGVVPYYLFVERDTGPHDYFKVPLAQAFDIFRNAYANLPGLARTVRGPVMSATAGKVVVDGIEHAERDTYFQLRLLQARDPLLVGRPFRAHYSSTASWIDQLRLEAGTPADIAAALLAPDGK
- a CDS encoding FAD-dependent monooxygenase, which gives rise to MRSGGSIAVVGGSIAGCAFASVAARAGADRVVVLERTGGRLADRGFGLCIHDDRAAELSAVGTLPPGIAAHPLTRRRWVVRDGDTAAGTLFWEQPFPFHSYHWGLLWQGLRGAMPDSVAYRQGAAVTAVTGAADRPELRLADGTSDHHDLVIGADGYRSVVREAVAAGSRPQYAGYVCWRGHFDARRMEGLGRGGPGTDVSPADAVTTVCFPGGSCVIYRIPGPGGTRVNWVLYAVPPQDGTLRFDDPTSFPAGHVTPGLAAGLSELLDREFPPYWGRLLALTPPEDTFVQPIYDLRTPRTAAGRVLLAGDAASVVRPHNTSGVAKALQDATAFGAAWRTAPSWDRLVSDYQAARGPAGHELVALARRLGHAQVEQTPDWAAMSPGRAESWWRDVLAGAPDIGGRPLGGG
- a CDS encoding M4 family metallopeptidase, whose translation is MSPLSPTAGRARRLALTSGAVVLTGTLLATGAATASAGAATERHEGTSVAATARSLGLGAKERLVVKDVVKDADGTVHTRYERTYAGLPVLGGDLIVHRAADGAVADVTKAVKTTIKVASVTPKLTPTAAKSAAFKAAKAAKTTGAADAEAPRKVIWAAKGKPVLAYETVVTGTRHDGVTPSRLRVITDANTGRKLFEIQLINDIAGGITPGVGSGAAGPVGSRAAAAGTGLSQYSGTVGLNTTTSSTGYTLVDSVRGGSSTVDLKHRTSGKGAVFTDADNKWGTGSPADNQTAAVDAAYGAAQTWDFYKNVLRRNGIKNDGRAPVSRVHYGKAYQNAFWDDQSFTITYGDGANNQHPLTQLDVAGHEFSHGVTSATANLQYSGESGGLNEATSDIFGTAVEWNAKNAQDQGDYLLGEKIDIFGNGKPLRYQDKPSKDGRGSADYWSAGVGNLDVHYSSGVANHFFYLLSEGSGAKDINGVHYDSPTVDGSTVAGIGRDKAVQIWYRALTTYFTSTTDYRGAREGTLKAAADLYGANSAEAQAVAAAWAGVNVKA
- a CDS encoding MFS transporter, with amino-acid sequence MDPANITVTDERAVKRAVKATALGNAMEWFDFGVYSYLAVTIGKVFFPSGNATAQILASLAAFAAAFLVRPLGGMFFGPLGDRVGRKKILALTMIMMAAATLAIGLIPGYATIGVWAPALLVLCRMVQGFSTGGEYGGAATFIAEYAPDRRRGFWGSFLEFGTLVGYIAAAGLVTGLTLLLGDAVMLEWGWRLPFLIAGPLGLVGLYLRLKLDESPAFRELEGRTAGAPVEKVPLRKVLFADPRALALCVALVAAFNITDYMLLSYMPTYLSTLGFDETGGLLSIVAVMLVLLALVNLVGRLSDRVGRRPVLIGGSAAFVVLALPCFLLIRQGSPVAVFTGLLVLGLALVTYLGAMSSTLPALFPTRTRYASLSFGFNVSVSLFGGTTPLVVAALIDATGEDLMPAYYTMLAGLVGLIAAVLMAETAGRPLPGSPPSVSTPAEAAELAAALSRPSGATRVPRQSGRGATTARS
- the dpgC gene encoding (3,5-dihydroxyphenyl)acetyl-CoA 1,2-dioxygenase DpgC; this encodes MAARSLADTADRCDELLAKLPDPTGRTPEERAVAGDAKNAVRALRSRYLAVHADAVYDRLTEGHAVERRLPGLAGLAAQEFPGLVPTAEQIRAERARPQADKEGREIDQGILFRALLRSPRSGPHLVDSMLRPTQRALELLPEFERTGELDLGSVRIERRGGAAHLTMCRDDCLNAEDEAQVEDMETAVDLALLDPGVRVGLLRGGPMSHPRYLHRRVFSAGINLKSLQAGQISLVDFLLRRELGYINKLVRGLLVDHDRSWLSRTVEKPWVAAVDTFAIGGGAQLLLVFDRVVAGEDAYVSLPAAQEGIVPGAANFRLGRFAGGRNARQLILWGRRIRAGEPDARLFIDEVADPRELGALAERSVDRLDSQAVVTNRRMLNLAEEPVEGFRTYMAEFALQQAVRLYSEDVLGKVGRFTAART